Sequence from the Microbacterium dextranolyticum genome:
GGTCGCGGAAGAGCTCGAGGGGCACGAGTGCCTCGCTCTTGGTCTTCGCCTGCTGCCAGATGAACAGCGCCATGACGACGACGCCCGCCCCGATCATGGCCCAGATCCAGGCCGCCCAATCGTAGTGCTCGCCCTCCTGCAGGCCGAACACGATGAGGAACAGGCCGATCGCGCTGAGGAAGACGCCCACCATGTCGAAGCGGTGCTGGTGCGTCTCGAGGTTCGGCACGAGCATCCAGGCGAGGACGAAGCCGATGACACCGACCGGCAGGTTCACGAAGAAGATCCACTCCCAGCCGAGGCCGTCGACGAGCAGACCGCCCGCGAGGGGGCCGACGAGCATCGCGACGCCCGACGTCGCACCCCACAGGCCCATGGCTGCGCCGCGCTGAGTCGGCGGGAAGGTGCGCGTGATGACCGCCATCGTCTGCGGCGTCATGAGGGATGCCCCGAGGCCCTGCACCGCCCGGAAGACGATCAGCATCTCGAGGCTCGACGACAGTCCGCAGCCGAGCGAGGCGAGGGTGAAGATCGCGAGCCCGATGAGGTAGATGCGCTTCGGACCGAAGCGATCGCCCAGGCGGCCTGTGATCAGCAGCGGCACGGCGTAGGCCAGCAGGTACGCCGAGGTGACCCACACGACGTTGTCGAGGTTGTGGGTGCTCGGGTCCAGCGCCTCTTTGATGGCGGGGTTGGCGACCGAGACGATCGTCGTATCGACGAGGATCATGAAGAACCCGATGACCAGCGCCCAGAGGGCGGGCCACGGGCTGCGGGCGGGCGGGGTGTCGGTGGCGGCGTTCGCCTGCCGGGACGGGGTGGTGGAGTCGGTCATTGCCGTGCGGCCTCTCTCTGAGCCAGGTAACGGTCGGTCTTCTCGTGTGGTCCCCACACGAAGTCGGGGTGGGCGAGCCGCTCGATGAAGGCGGCGAGCCAGTCGTGGTCGGCCCGGAGCAGCACGCTGCGCCGGTCGGCCTCGATCAGGTGCTGCTCGATCGAGGCGTCGCTGCGCGCACCGGCGAGCGCGTCGCGGTACTCGTCGCATTCCGCGGCGAGGGCCGCGAGGCGCGTGCGCAGCAGGGTCAGCACCTCGTCGCGGTCGAGGTTGTGCGCCTCGGCCAGCGCGACGCGGAACTCGACGGAACGCCCGAGGATCGGCAGCTCACGACGCACCCAGTCCGTGATGGCGGCGTTGCCGGCATCCGTCAATGCGTACGTCGTGCGCTCGGGGCGATTGCCGTCGCGGTCGACCCCGATCTCGGTGACGAGCCCGCACGTCTGCAGCCGGGTGACGGTGTGGTAGACCGTGCCGTTGGTGAAGGGCACCATCCGGTGATCCTGCCGGTGGCGCATCAGACGCATCATCTCGTAGGGGTGCATCGGGTCCTCCCGCAGGAGGGCGAGCAGCACCACCCCGAGCGGGGTCAGGCGGGCCAGCGGGTCCTTCATGAATTACTCCGTATCGATTAGTCCACGTGGACTATACAACGATTGCGACGATGCCACTAGCGTCTGACCATGACCGAGGAGCCCCGTGCCGTCTTCGACGACATCGCCGCCGAGTACCTGGTGCGCCCGGGCGTCGACATCGGGCCCATGTTCGGCAGCGAGGGCCTGCGCATCCGCGGCAAGGTGTTCGCCTTCCTGGCCTCACGGCAGAGCCTGATCGCGAAGCTGCCGGAGGCACGCGTGACCGAACTCGACCGCAGCGGCCGAGCC
This genomic interval carries:
- a CDS encoding DHA2 family efflux MFS transporter permease subunit, which produces MTDSTTPSRQANAATDTPPARSPWPALWALVIGFFMILVDTTIVSVANPAIKEALDPSTHNLDNVVWVTSAYLLAYAVPLLITGRLGDRFGPKRIYLIGLAIFTLASLGCGLSSSLEMLIVFRAVQGLGASLMTPQTMAVITRTFPPTQRGAAMGLWGATSGVAMLVGPLAGGLLVDGLGWEWIFFVNLPVGVIGFVLAWMLVPNLETHQHRFDMVGVFLSAIGLFLIVFGLQEGEHYDWAAWIWAMIGAGVVVMALFIWQQAKTKSEALVPLELFRDRNFSVANIGIATVGFTVTSMSLPMMFFYQLARGLTPTEAALLLIPMAVFAGVLAPIAGRILDRVDPRVLLVPGLLLTTTALLWYSSLMNPDSETWMFLLPSGLMGIAQAGMWGPLATTATRNLAPRQAGAGSGIYNTTRTIGSVLGSAAIAAFMQNRLTANLPGAGGAGGDFGAGKLPDMVVPGFSSAMAQTMLLPAAVMAVGVIAVLFIQRPAHLVKR
- a CDS encoding PadR family transcriptional regulator, with amino-acid sequence MKDPLARLTPLGVVLLALLREDPMHPYEMMRLMRHRQDHRMVPFTNGTVYHTVTRLQTCGLVTEIGVDRDGNRPERTTYALTDAGNAAITDWVRRELPILGRSVEFRVALAEAHNLDRDEVLTLLRTRLAALAAECDEYRDALAGARSDASIEQHLIEADRRSVLLRADHDWLAAFIERLAHPDFVWGPHEKTDRYLAQREAARQ